A genome region from Prionailurus viverrinus isolate Anna chromosome A3, UM_Priviv_1.0, whole genome shotgun sequence includes the following:
- the SLC30A6 gene encoding zinc transporter 6 isoform X4: MLSIRNKPFAYVSEAASTSWLQEHVADLSRSLCGIIPGLSSIFLPRMNPFVLIDLAGAFALCITYMLIEINNYFAVDTASAIAIALMTFGTMYPMSVYSGKVLLQTTPPHVIGQLDKLIREVSTLDGVLEVRNEHFWTLGFGSLAGSVHVRIRRDANEQMVLAHVTNRLYTLVSTLTVQIFKDDWIRPALLSGPVAANVLNFSDHHIIPMPPLKGTDDSNPVTSTPAKPSSPPPEFSFNTPGKNVSPVILLNTQTRPSGLGLNHGHTPYSSSLLNQGLGVPGIGVTQGFRTGFTNMPSRYGANNRTGQPRP, encoded by the exons ATGCTTTCTATTCGGAATAAGCCTTTTGCTTATGTCTCTGAag CTGCTAGTACGAGTTGGCTTCAAGAGCATGTTGCAGATCTTAGTCGAAG CCTGTGTGGAATTATTCCAGGACTTAGCAGCATCTTCCTTCCCCGAATGAATCCATTTGTTTTGATTGATCTTGCTGGAGCATTTGCTCTTTGTATTACATATATGCTAATTGAAATTAA taattATTTTGCTGTGGACACTGCTTCTGCCATAGCCATTGCTCTGATGACATTTGGCACTATGTATCCCATGAGCGTGTACAGTGGCAAAGTATTACTGCAG acAACGCCACCCCATGTTATTGGTCAGTTGGACAAACTTATCAGAGAG GTATCTACCTTGGATGGAGTTTTAGAAGTTCGAAATGAGCATTTTTGGACCCTAGGTTTTGGCTCACTG GCCGGATCAGTGCATGTAAGAATTCGACGGGATGCAAATGAACAAATGGTTCTTGCTCATGTGACCAACAGGCTGTACACTCTAGTGTCTACTTTGACCGTTCAAATTTTCAAGGATGATTGGATTAGACCTGCCTTACTGTCTGGGCCTGTTGCAGCCAATGTCCTAAACTTTTCAGATCATCACATAATTCCAATGCCTCCTTTAAAGGGTACTGATGATTCAAACCCTGTTACATCGACTCCAGCTAAACCTAGTAGTCCACCTCCAGAATTTTCATTTAACACCCCTGGAAAAAACGTGAGCCCAGTCATTCTACTCAACACCCAAACAAGACCTTCTGGTTTGGGTCTTAATCATGGACACACACCTTACAGTAGTAGCTTGCTTAATCAAGGACTTGGAGTTCCAGGAATTGGAGTAACCCAAGGATTCAGGACTGGTTTTACAAATATGCCAAGTAGATACGGAGCTAACAATAGAACTGGACAACCAAGACCATGA